From one Gammaproteobacteria bacterium genomic stretch:
- a CDS encoding TraM recognition domain-containing protein: MRKVRRGLERKHEQDPRLMLRDTRTFGMRVGDYFKNPPMVAMTIIGMAATGFVLPAFADVFFILGVIFFLVAYTRVTALPFKLPMSAGVKDYNDPIPGTAKPRKSRGIYFLGNELQTNAELWFSNEDMRTHMLIFGSTGSGKTVALTSIAYNALLQGSGFIYVDGKGDNALYATIYGMVRAMGREDDLLLINFMTGARDIIGPQKLRLSNTMNPFCQGSSSMLSQLVVSLMDSSKGGGDGDMWKGRAIAFVEALMKVLVAMRDGGHLLLDANTIRNYFTLERLEPMVMDKVLIRDKAEPVSLEYLPDVVLEPINNYLYNLPGYNKERKGKQVSQVLEQHGFITMQLTRVFSSLADTYGHIIRTNLAEVDLKDVVLNRRILVVLLPALEKSPDELANLGKVIIASLKAMMAAGLGDEVEGEYHDLIKRKPTNAATPYLCILDEYGYYAVQGFAVVPAQARSLGFSVVFAGQDLPAFQKASKEEAASIGANTNIKICMKLEDPMETWEFFSKTAGEAFVTQVSGFQSDTRGVTNNYMDNRGAQVIKQARVDLMDLKDQREGEAHIFFKSSIIRANMFYADPPHCKVMRLNQFLKVEKPEDADLHNLMQSMDRFKVAVSKPYIFPESVAMDEFLERFITEYNKTDQAELPIERAVIAIKTFYQVAAPRVVQEAIELPENEVNIFSSMRQSEYLEQQLLVTDRGQFSQAILSFNPTREQTAYVERLLGKTDQYSNSIASEIVKDMQMATHYPPEIVDIPTAAELAASIDDLVANISTIKSGGSGASTEDTSFLD, encoded by the coding sequence ATGCGTAAAGTAAGGCGAGGTTTAGAAAGGAAACACGAGCAAGATCCGCGGTTGATGTTGCGCGATACGCGCACCTTCGGAATGCGGGTTGGCGATTATTTTAAAAATCCTCCAATGGTGGCAATGACAATTATTGGAATGGCCGCTACTGGATTTGTGCTTCCTGCTTTCGCAGATGTATTTTTTATACTTGGAGTGATATTTTTCCTCGTTGCTTATACGCGCGTCACCGCATTACCCTTTAAATTGCCGATGAGCGCCGGTGTTAAAGATTATAATGATCCTATTCCAGGTACAGCGAAACCGCGAAAATCTCGTGGAATTTATTTTCTTGGAAATGAACTTCAAACCAATGCAGAACTTTGGTTTTCCAATGAAGATATGCGAACTCATATGCTGATATTTGGTTCAACTGGTAGTGGTAAAACAGTTGCGCTCACATCAATTGCCTATAACGCTTTGCTGCAAGGTAGTGGATTTATTTACGTGGATGGTAAGGGTGATAACGCATTATACGCTACGATTTACGGTATGGTTCGCGCGATGGGTCGTGAAGATGACTTATTGCTGATCAACTTTATGACAGGTGCGCGTGATATTATAGGACCACAAAAACTTCGATTGTCCAATACTATGAATCCTTTCTGTCAAGGTTCTTCCAGTATGTTGTCACAACTTGTTGTGAGTCTTATGGACTCCAGTAAAGGTGGTGGCGATGGTGATATGTGGAAAGGTCGTGCTATTGCTTTCGTTGAAGCGTTAATGAAAGTATTGGTTGCGATGAGAGATGGCGGTCATCTATTACTGGATGCTAATACCATTCGAAATTATTTTACGCTTGAACGTTTAGAGCCCATGGTGATGGACAAGGTTTTAATACGTGATAAAGCAGAACCCGTGAGTTTAGAATATTTACCCGATGTTGTTCTTGAGCCCATCAATAACTATTTATATAACTTGCCGGGTTATAATAAAGAACGTAAGGGTAAACAAGTTTCTCAAGTATTGGAACAACACGGTTTTATTACAATGCAATTAACACGTGTGTTTTCATCATTAGCCGATACGTATGGCCACATTATTCGAACCAATCTTGCGGAAGTTGATTTGAAAGACGTTGTATTAAATCGACGAATTTTAGTGGTATTGTTGCCTGCATTGGAAAAATCACCTGACGAACTTGCAAATTTAGGTAAAGTTATTATTGCTTCTTTAAAGGCAATGATGGCTGCTGGCTTAGGTGATGAAGTTGAAGGTGAATATCACGATTTAATTAAACGTAAACCAACGAATGCTGCAACACCATACCTGTGTATTCTTGACGAGTATGGTTATTATGCGGTGCAAGGATTTGCGGTAGTTCCTGCGCAGGCTCGTTCATTAGGTTTCTCGGTAGTGTTTGCCGGACAAGATCTTCCAGCGTTCCAAAAAGCGTCGAAAGAAGAAGCCGCGTCTATTGGTGCAAATACCAATATTAAAATTTGTATGAAGCTTGAAGATCCTATGGAAACTTGGGAATTTTTCTCTAAAACAGCAGGCGAAGCTTTCGTGACACAGGTGAGCGGTTTTCAGTCGGATACGCGTGGTGTTACTAACAACTACATGGATAATCGGGGCGCTCAAGTCATTAAACAAGCGCGTGTGGATCTCATGGATTTGAAAGATCAGCGTGAAGGTGAAGCGCACATATTTTTTAAATCTTCTATTATTCGTGCAAATATGTTTTACGCCGATCCGCCACATTGTAAAGTGATGCGTCTCAATCAATTCTTGAAAGTTGAAAAACCAGAAGATGCTGATTTGCATAATTTAATGCAAAGCATGGATCGATTTAAGGTCGCGGTTTCGAAACCGTATATTTTTCCAGAATCCGTTGCTATGGATGAATTTTTGGAACGTTTTATTACTGAATATAATAAAACAGATCAGGCTGAGCTACCCATAGAGCGTGCAGTGATTGCTATTAAAACTTTCTATCAAGTTGCTGCTCCACGAGTGGTTCAAGAAGCTATTGAATTACCTGAAAATGAAGTTAATATCTTTTCCAGCATGCGCCAATCAGAGTACTTAGAGCAGCAGTTGTTGGTGACGGACCGTGGACAATTTAGTCAAGCTATTTTGTCATTTAACCCGACTCGAGAACAAACCGCTTATGTAGAAAGGCTTCTCGGTAAAACAGATCAATATTCAAACTCAATTGCGAGTGAGATCGTTAAAGATATGCAAATGGCTACGCATTATCCTCCGGAGATTGTTGATATTCCAACAGCAGCAGAACTTGCAGCCTCTATCGATGATCTCGTTGCGAATATTTCAACAATTAAATCGGGTGGAAGTGGCGCTAGTACTGAAGATACTTCATTCTTGGATTAA